In Leptospira sp. WS58.C1, a single genomic region encodes these proteins:
- a CDS encoding DUF309 domain-containing protein — MEFDSEILSILEKVKQGDPDSSFDYAWAEGRKLYLKGRYFELHEVFEFQWKKETGSRKYLLHGWIQLAISLNKVFKKPNIRGSKMQAEKSKEKFIKLSETGELSLNGEIQIAGIISYLETLLNLFESEESWDLEQIKKLSLPEMQENVKELFSSSVFPAS, encoded by the coding sequence ATGGAATTCGATTCTGAAATACTTTCCATATTAGAAAAAGTGAAACAAGGAGACCCAGATTCCAGTTTCGACTACGCATGGGCAGAAGGAAGAAAGCTCTATTTAAAAGGACGATATTTCGAATTACACGAGGTATTCGAATTCCAATGGAAGAAGGAGACCGGAAGCAGAAAATACCTTTTACACGGATGGATCCAACTTGCAATTTCCTTGAATAAGGTTTTCAAAAAACCAAATATACGCGGATCTAAAATGCAGGCCGAGAAATCCAAAGAGAAATTCATAAAACTTTCCGAAACGGGAGAACTTTCCCTAAACGGAGAAATACAAATTGCCGGTATAATCTCCTACTTGGAAACACTTTTGAATTTATTTGAAAGTGAAGAAAGTTGGGACCTCGAACAAATTAAGAAACTTTCTCTTCCGGAAATGCAGGAAAACGTAAAGGAATTGTTTTCAAGTTCCGTTTTCCCGGCATCATGA
- a CDS encoding alpha/beta fold hydrolase — MEVSDLQNKKQESGFFESGGYKLHYTKRDNGKGRALLLLHGFMDSSQTFLFQEEYLSKHFDLYRFDYRGHGDSEWLREGFYHFMLPLVDTKTFIQKFLPEKFHILGHSMGGGLGSRIAGLYPERVESLVCLEGFSSLQDPEKERRRFLGWLENWELSLAGKDRKRQKNFRSVEDAAARLAPIYPRLPKERLLKITETLTRPAEEGGYMWKSDPSYKNGPPVFLSPQFTRHLWETISCNVLVVYGQKTHLALDDSKEVFSHIRNLKYIEIEDAGHNMHHDRPELLETMLEEFYVTNLK, encoded by the coding sequence ATGGAAGTTTCGGATCTTCAGAACAAAAAACAAGAAAGCGGATTTTTCGAATCCGGCGGATATAAACTTCATTATACAAAAAGAGACAATGGAAAGGGGAGAGCCTTACTTCTTCTTCATGGATTTATGGATTCTTCTCAAACCTTTTTGTTTCAGGAAGAATATTTATCCAAACATTTCGACTTATACCGTTTCGACTATAGAGGGCATGGGGATTCAGAATGGTTACGAGAAGGTTTTTATCATTTTATGCTTCCTTTGGTGGATACAAAAACGTTCATCCAAAAATTTCTTCCTGAAAAATTCCATATACTCGGCCATTCCATGGGAGGAGGCCTTGGATCAAGGATTGCCGGTCTATACCCGGAAAGAGTCGAAAGTCTTGTGTGTCTGGAGGGATTTAGTTCCCTCCAAGATCCGGAAAAAGAAAGAAGAAGATTCCTCGGCTGGCTGGAAAATTGGGAATTAAGCCTCGCTGGAAAAGATAGGAAACGCCAAAAAAATTTCAGATCGGTGGAAGATGCGGCAGCCCGACTCGCACCCATCTATCCGAGACTTCCTAAAGAAAGACTTTTAAAGATTACGGAAACTTTAACGAGACCCGCAGAAGAGGGAGGTTATATGTGGAAGAGCGATCCTTCTTACAAAAACGGTCCTCCTGTTTTTTTAAGCCCCCAATTTACTCGACATCTCTGGGAAACCATATCATGTAATGTTCTGGTAGTTTATGGACAAAAGACACATCTTGCCTTGGACGATAGTAAGGAAGTATTCTCGCATATTAGAAATTTAAAATATATTGAAATAGAAGATGCGGGCCACAATATGCATCATGATCGTCCCGAACTTCTCGAGACGATGCTCGAGGAATTCTACGTAACAAATTTGAAGTAA
- a CDS encoding antitoxin: protein MRKVVSVSLDEELESMLLKSARRQKVSKSEVVQKALKQYFFLTEAKRFRKNLKNYAEKAGYLSEEDIYKDIS from the coding sequence ATGAGAAAAGTGGTCTCGGTTAGTTTAGATGAGGAATTGGAATCTATGTTACTTAAAAGCGCACGTAGACAAAAAGTTTCCAAAAGTGAAGTGGTCCAAAAGGCACTGAAACAATATTTCTTTTTAACCGAAGCAAAACGGTTTCGTAAAAACCTAAAAAATTACGCTGAAAAAGCGGGATATCTCAGCGAGGAAGATATCTATAAAGATATCTCTTGA
- a CDS encoding putative toxin-antitoxin system toxin component, PIN family — translation MKIVLDTNVLLSSYLFQGYTAEVFDHVWLNHEIILSEWILKEFREVCSRKFKIKESEILEVLDHLRGGASVYQPNGPSPKICIDPDDDNILRIDVFAKADWILSGDSDLLKLKQFQKIEIISPREYKLKFLV, via the coding sequence TTGAAAATCGTTCTAGATACGAACGTACTTCTTTCCAGTTATTTGTTCCAAGGTTATACGGCAGAGGTGTTCGACCATGTTTGGTTGAACCATGAGATTATATTATCCGAATGGATCTTGAAAGAATTCAGAGAAGTATGTTCCCGCAAATTTAAGATCAAAGAAAGTGAAATTTTAGAAGTTTTGGATCATCTAAGGGGAGGGGCGAGTGTCTACCAACCGAATGGTCCTTCTCCAAAGATTTGTATAGATCCGGACGATGATAATATTCTTCGTATTGACGTATTTGCAAAAGCGGATTGGATCTTAAGCGGAGATTCCGATCTTCTGAAATTAAAACAGTTTCAGAAAATCGAAATCATTTCTCCTAGAGAATATAAACTGAAGTTTTTAGTCTGA
- the serA gene encoding phosphoglycerate dehydrogenase, translating to MISYPKEKINVLLLENVHQDAFQLFQKDGFNVRLLPQALGEDELSKEIENIHVLGIRSKTNLTAPVLAKAKRLLTVGCFCIGTNQVDLAEAEKKGIPVFNAPYSNTRSVAELVIAEIVMLARRVPDHIRNTHAGIWNKISKNCFEVRGKTLGIVGYGHIGSQVSVLAEAMGLKVVYYDTQTVLPLGNATPLNSYEELLSVSDFVTFHVPELPETMNLYAAKEIKATKKGAYIINLSRGKVVDLEALAEAIQSGHIAGAGVDVFPQEPESNSDPFITPLQNLQNVILTPHIGGSTEEAQRNIGTEVASKLLKFVNNGSTTFAVNFPNLELNPIPQGMYRILNVHKNQPGFLKDINSMVSEIGANISSQHLGTSAEIGYLSMVINMSVGDELKERIEKHPGSLKTRILY from the coding sequence ATGATTTCCTACCCGAAAGAAAAGATAAACGTCCTCCTTTTAGAGAATGTTCACCAAGACGCATTCCAACTCTTTCAAAAAGACGGTTTTAATGTCCGCCTTCTCCCCCAGGCCCTGGGCGAAGACGAACTTTCGAAAGAAATCGAGAACATTCATGTTCTGGGGATCCGAAGTAAAACCAATCTAACCGCGCCAGTTTTAGCTAAAGCGAAACGACTTCTGACCGTGGGTTGTTTCTGTATCGGGACAAACCAAGTGGATTTGGCGGAAGCGGAGAAGAAAGGAATTCCAGTTTTCAACGCACCTTATTCTAATACCCGATCCGTTGCGGAGCTTGTAATTGCAGAAATCGTAATGTTAGCGAGAAGGGTTCCCGACCATATTCGAAATACTCACGCAGGTATCTGGAATAAAATTTCTAAGAACTGTTTCGAGGTCCGTGGAAAGACCCTGGGGATCGTAGGTTACGGTCATATCGGCAGCCAAGTCTCCGTGCTCGCAGAAGCAATGGGTCTAAAAGTGGTCTATTACGATACTCAAACTGTTCTTCCTTTGGGAAATGCTACCCCTCTAAATTCTTATGAAGAACTCCTTTCCGTTTCCGATTTTGTTACCTTCCATGTTCCTGAACTTCCCGAAACGATGAATTTATATGCAGCGAAGGAAATCAAGGCAACAAAAAAAGGAGCCTATATCATCAATCTTTCCAGAGGAAAGGTTGTGGATCTGGAAGCTTTGGCTGAGGCGATCCAGTCAGGCCATATCGCTGGCGCCGGAGTGGATGTTTTTCCACAAGAGCCCGAATCCAATAGCGACCCATTCATCACTCCTTTACAAAATCTGCAAAATGTAATATTGACCCCTCATATCGGAGGTTCTACGGAAGAGGCTCAGAGGAATATTGGAACGGAAGTTGCTTCTAAACTTTTGAAGTTTGTAAACAATGGTTCCACTACTTTTGCGGTCAATTTCCCGAATCTGGAATTGAATCCGATCCCTCAGGGAATGTATAGAATTCTAAATGTTCACAAAAATCAACCTGGATTCTTGAAGGATATCAACAGTATGGTTTCGGAGATCGGAGCAAATATCAGTTCCCAACATTTAGGAACCAGTGCGGAAATCGGCTACCTCTCCATGGTAATCAATATGAGTGTTGGAGACGAGCTGAAAGAAAGAATAGAAAAACATCCAGGTTCTCTCAAGACCAGAATTCTTTACTAA
- the lysS gene encoding lysine--tRNA ligase, with protein sequence MSQDLKETNELIQQRIEKIKHLKEKGVDPYPIRFFPDSDSAALIDLYSKTPTGPEKKFLLGGRLHSKRVMGKASFAHLKDKSGVIQLYATRDDLGEENYTLFKSLDLGDLIGIEGYLFQTQKGETTLHLTSVTLLAKCVRPLPVVKEKDGVIYDAFADVEQRYRMRYVDLVVNDHVRDTFITRSRIVSEIRNFLTSEGFLEVETPMMQPIAGGAAARPFVTHHNTLDMQLFLRIAPELYLKRLIVGGLDRVFELNRNFRNEGISTKHNPEFTMLEAYMAYGDMGKMLELTEKLIITVAQKICGTLKIKYGNDLVDLSPPWRRVKYVDIIKEYSGIDFSQVKTLEEAKEKASSVKVDASKCTSIWRVADEVFSEKAEANLIQPVFVTDYPKELSPLAKSNPSNPDYVERFEPYIVGREIGNAFSELNDPFDQKERFEDQVKQREAGDDEAFMMDEDYIRALEYGMPPTGGLGIGIDRLVMLLTNSHSIRDTILFPLMRPE encoded by the coding sequence ATGTCCCAAGACTTAAAAGAAACAAACGAACTCATCCAACAAAGAATCGAGAAGATCAAGCACCTAAAGGAGAAGGGTGTAGATCCCTACCCGATCCGATTTTTTCCTGATTCGGATTCCGCGGCTTTGATCGATCTGTATTCTAAAACTCCTACAGGTCCGGAGAAAAAATTTCTCTTAGGTGGACGTCTTCATTCCAAACGTGTGATGGGAAAAGCGAGTTTCGCTCATTTAAAAGATAAATCCGGAGTCATCCAACTGTATGCAACCAGAGACGATCTGGGAGAAGAGAACTATACTCTTTTCAAAAGTTTGGACTTGGGGGATCTGATCGGGATAGAAGGTTATCTTTTCCAAACACAAAAGGGCGAGACCACTCTTCATTTAACTTCCGTTACCTTACTTGCAAAATGTGTTCGCCCTCTTCCCGTTGTTAAGGAGAAAGACGGAGTGATTTACGACGCATTCGCCGACGTAGAACAAAGATACAGAATGCGTTATGTGGACTTGGTAGTAAACGATCATGTAAGGGATACATTTATAACTCGCAGTAGGATCGTATCCGAGATTCGTAATTTTCTAACTTCCGAAGGATTTCTGGAAGTGGAAACTCCGATGATGCAACCGATCGCGGGAGGTGCGGCAGCTAGACCGTTTGTCACCCACCACAATACTTTGGATATGCAATTATTCTTAAGGATCGCACCTGAATTATATCTAAAACGTCTGATCGTAGGCGGATTAGATAGAGTTTTCGAATTGAACCGAAACTTTAGGAACGAAGGAATTTCAACCAAACATAATCCTGAATTCACCATGCTCGAGGCGTATATGGCTTATGGGGATATGGGGAAAATGTTGGAATTGACCGAAAAACTCATCATTACTGTTGCCCAAAAGATCTGCGGAACTCTTAAAATTAAATACGGAAACGATCTAGTCGATCTTAGTCCGCCTTGGAGAAGGGTAAAATACGTGGATATTATCAAAGAATATTCAGGGATCGATTTCTCTCAGGTAAAAACTCTAGAAGAAGCAAAAGAAAAAGCAAGCTCGGTAAAAGTAGACGCAAGCAAATGTACTTCTATCTGGAGAGTTGCCGATGAAGTATTCTCCGAAAAAGCGGAAGCAAATCTGATCCAGCCTGTATTCGTGACGGATTATCCAAAAGAACTTTCTCCGTTGGCAAAATCGAATCCGTCCAATCCGGATTATGTGGAAAGATTCGAGCCTTATATAGTAGGAAGAGAGATCGGGAATGCATTCTCCGAGTTAAACGATCCGTTCGATCAGAAGGAAAGATTCGAAGATCAGGTAAAACAAAGAGAAGCAGGAGACGACGAGGCATTCATGATGGACGAGGATTATATCCGAGCGCTTGAATATGGAATGCCGCCGACGGGAGGTCTCGGGATCGGAATAGATCGTTTGGTGATGTTACTCACGAATTCTCATTCTATCCGAGATACCATTTTATTCCCTCTTATGAGACCGGAATAA
- a CDS encoding CDP-alcohol phosphatidyltransferase family protein has translation MLHEKRPKDLLEERVFTLSNFLSVSRVLLLPFFIQFTRKHIESPRNSEYLFLAIGTCILAVLTDFLDGFLARLLSQESVLGKYLDPICDKFVTIGGLSVIVHYYQFPLWILIIYILREILGVWLGGFLYLKRGIQGKPNWWGKIGVGLVAAAVLWYMTLPLIGPTLPENHFFQHPEYSGYVLVLILSIGVIAYSKRYWNIVFHPERFILDPEDKKQKKKYELV, from the coding sequence ATGCTTCACGAAAAAAGACCAAAGGATCTACTCGAAGAGAGAGTATTTACTCTTTCTAATTTTTTATCAGTCTCCAGAGTTTTACTACTTCCTTTTTTTATTCAATTCACCCGAAAACATATCGAGTCTCCTCGAAATAGCGAATATTTATTTTTAGCAATTGGGACCTGTATTCTCGCAGTACTCACAGATTTTCTAGACGGGTTTCTTGCCCGCCTACTCTCCCAAGAATCCGTCTTGGGAAAATATCTGGATCCGATCTGTGATAAGTTCGTTACGATCGGCGGACTTTCGGTCATCGTTCATTATTATCAGTTTCCTCTATGGATACTTATCATTTACATCCTGAGAGAAATTTTAGGAGTTTGGTTGGGTGGATTCCTATATTTAAAAAGAGGGATCCAAGGAAAACCGAATTGGTGGGGTAAGATTGGAGTGGGTCTTGTTGCGGCCGCAGTCTTATGGTACATGACCTTACCTCTCATCGGTCCCACATTACCAGAAAATCATTTCTTTCAACATCCGGAATATTCAGGTTACGTTTTGGTTTTGATCTTAAGTATTGGAGTCATAGCTTATTCCAAGAGATATTGGAATATAGTGTTCCATCCGGAAAGATTCATCCTGGATCCAGAAGATAAAAAACAGAAAAAAAAGTACGAACTGGTCTGA
- the fliG gene encoding flagellar motor switch protein FliG yields MLLLSLDKEAAAKALAQLDEKLIEEIVQEMAKIKTISKSEKEEVLLDFQGSLKDLAAESRGGIETARELLQKSLGKEKSENILGKLDRKDTEEDFSFLNDAEPQTLAHLLAPEHTQTIAVTLAFLHPKKAAETLKFLPKELQSKVALRLANTTKTHPDAIRQIAKVLKKKYEQRDKSEFSEAGGAEALANILNHMDKSLEETILKELEEQSPELASQVREKLYTFEDVLLLNSKEMRLIINRIGDDDLIAIALRGASDQIKSHFFEAMSKNRANDILESMDIRGKVTLKEITDARNSILTALRDLEEIGEIIIKKDSEEFI; encoded by the coding sequence ATGCTACTTCTGTCCTTAGACAAGGAGGCGGCCGCCAAAGCATTAGCCCAACTGGATGAAAAATTAATTGAAGAGATCGTCCAGGAAATGGCAAAGATCAAAACGATCAGCAAGTCCGAAAAAGAAGAAGTTCTCTTAGACTTTCAAGGTTCCTTAAAAGATCTTGCGGCAGAATCCAGAGGTGGGATCGAAACTGCCAGAGAATTATTGCAAAAGTCCTTAGGTAAAGAAAAATCCGAAAACATATTAGGAAAACTGGATAGAAAGGACACTGAGGAAGATTTTTCCTTCTTAAACGATGCAGAACCCCAGACGCTCGCTCACCTTCTCGCTCCGGAACATACACAAACGATCGCAGTCACACTTGCATTTTTACATCCCAAAAAAGCCGCAGAAACACTTAAGTTTTTACCTAAAGAACTCCAGAGCAAAGTAGCGCTTAGACTTGCCAATACCACCAAAACCCATCCGGATGCGATCCGTCAGATCGCAAAAGTCCTGAAGAAAAAGTACGAGCAAAGAGACAAATCCGAATTCAGCGAAGCAGGAGGAGCGGAAGCGCTCGCCAATATTCTGAATCATATGGATAAATCTTTAGAAGAGACCATCCTTAAAGAACTGGAAGAGCAGTCTCCGGAACTCGCTTCTCAGGTCCGGGAGAAGTTATACACTTTCGAAGATGTACTTCTACTCAACTCCAAGGAAATGAGGTTAATCATCAACCGGATAGGAGACGACGATCTGATCGCGATCGCACTCAGAGGAGCTTCCGACCAGATCAAGTCTCATTTCTTCGAAGCAATGTCAAAAAATCGAGCCAACGATATTTTAGAAAGTATGGATATCCGAGGAAAAGTGACCCTAAAAGAGATCACTGACGCAAGAAACAGCATTCTTACCGCATTGCGTGATTTGGAAGAGATCGGAGAAATTATAATTAAAAAAGACTCGGAAGAGTTTATTTAA
- a CDS encoding pyruvate dehydrogenase complex dihydrolipoamide acetyltransferase, which yields MAKISEMTQLSPTMSEGVLVKWLKKKGDSVAPGEILAEVETDKAVMEMEAFDSGVILEILAQEGAKLPVGAPVAIIGKAGEDITSLLSEAKSRSAASGTSTPATPPPASEPVQASSNSPSPSPAPKKQENVGSSTISESELEEEAPSPKESPISRGLSPSALEGRIKASPLAKRMAEESGIDLSKIRGTGPDGRIIKRDIENGISAFTKSVTSPFTGEILQEEKLPISGMRKTIASRLVHSKTHQPHFYLDMEIDADALVQLRENFNSDLIQSGEEIKVSINDFIIKASALALLKVPEVNSSWREDHILKHGRVDVGVAVSIEGGLITPYVRNADKRSVLEIGRTVKELASRARERKLKPEEFSDGTFTVSNLGMFGVNRFAAVINEPEAAILAVGNVVSKPVIKNGNIVPGKTLSVCLSCDHRVVDGAVGAGWLEVFRNFLEHPLRLLA from the coding sequence ATGGCAAAAATTTCCGAAATGACCCAACTATCCCCGACCATGTCGGAAGGTGTTTTGGTAAAATGGCTAAAGAAGAAGGGGGATTCCGTCGCTCCGGGGGAAATATTAGCCGAGGTGGAAACCGATAAAGCGGTCATGGAAATGGAAGCGTTCGATTCCGGGGTAATTTTGGAAATTTTAGCCCAGGAAGGCGCCAAGCTCCCGGTCGGTGCCCCTGTCGCTATCATTGGAAAAGCGGGTGAAGATATCACTTCCCTACTTTCGGAGGCAAAATCCAGATCAGCCGCCTCCGGGACTTCTACCCCGGCCACTCCGCCCCCTGCATCCGAGCCTGTGCAAGCCAGCTCTAACTCGCCTTCTCCAAGTCCAGCGCCGAAAAAACAGGAAAATGTAGGTTCTTCGACGATTTCCGAGTCCGAACTGGAAGAAGAAGCTCCTTCTCCTAAGGAAAGTCCAATCTCCAGGGGACTTTCTCCTTCTGCATTAGAAGGAAGAATAAAGGCTTCTCCTCTAGCGAAACGAATGGCTGAGGAAAGCGGGATCGATCTTTCCAAGATCAGAGGGACAGGGCCGGATGGACGGATTATCAAACGGGATATTGAAAACGGGATCTCTGCATTCACAAAGAGTGTAACTTCTCCATTTACCGGAGAAATATTACAAGAAGAGAAACTTCCTATCTCCGGAATGAGAAAGACGATCGCTTCTCGCTTGGTCCATTCTAAAACGCACCAACCTCATTTCTATTTGGATATGGAAATTGATGCCGACGCACTCGTACAATTGAGAGAAAATTTCAACTCCGACTTAATACAATCGGGAGAAGAGATCAAAGTTAGCATAAACGACTTTATCATAAAAGCTTCTGCACTTGCTCTCTTAAAAGTTCCGGAAGTAAATTCCTCCTGGAGAGAAGATCATATCTTAAAACACGGAAGAGTGGATGTGGGAGTTGCGGTTTCTATCGAAGGAGGGCTCATCACTCCTTACGTGAGAAACGCAGACAAAAGGTCGGTATTGGAAATCGGAAGAACGGTAAAAGAGCTTGCTTCCCGTGCAAGGGAACGAAAACTCAAACCGGAAGAGTTTTCGGACGGAACCTTCACTGTTTCCAATTTAGGAATGTTCGGAGTGAATCGGTTTGCGGCGGTAATCAACGAACCTGAGGCAGCAATCCTCGCAGTTGGAAACGTGGTATCCAAACCGGTAATCAAAAACGGAAACATTGTCCCCGGAAAAACTCTTTCAGTCTGCCTTTCCTGCGATCATAGAGTGGTAGACGGTGCGGTGGGAGCCGGTTGGTTGGAAGTGTTTCGGAATTTTCTGGAACATCCTCTTCGGTTACTTGCCTGA
- a CDS encoding pyruvate dehydrogenase complex E1 component subunit beta: MAVLTYREALNRAMTEEMEKDPNIFLMGEEVGHYEGAYKVSQGMLAKFGERRVIDTPISENGFAGVGIGAAMVGLRPIIEFMTWNFSLVAIDQIINSAAKMNYMSAGQFPIPIVFRGAGGAGGRLAAQHSQSFESWYAHIPGLKVLAPYTPSDAYGLLKTSIRDNNPTIFIESEVLYGSKGEVPEGEFLIPMGKSDIKREGTQLTIISWSRALMYVLPAAEKLAKEGISVEVLDLRSIRPLDEEGILASVRKTNKALIVEEGWNVAGFGAQVAYLIQKEAFDYLDSPIERITQEDVPMPYAANLEKSSLPSEEKIIKKVREMIK; this comes from the coding sequence ATGGCAGTACTCACTTATAGAGAAGCCCTCAATCGAGCCATGACGGAAGAAATGGAGAAAGATCCGAATATCTTTCTCATGGGAGAAGAAGTAGGACATTACGAAGGAGCCTATAAAGTTTCCCAAGGTATGCTCGCTAAGTTCGGGGAAAGAAGAGTGATAGACACTCCAATTTCCGAGAACGGTTTTGCAGGAGTCGGAATAGGAGCCGCTATGGTAGGACTTAGGCCTATCATAGAATTTATGACCTGGAACTTCTCTCTAGTTGCAATCGATCAGATCATCAACTCCGCTGCCAAAATGAATTATATGAGTGCGGGGCAATTTCCGATCCCGATCGTTTTCAGAGGAGCCGGAGGTGCGGGTGGAAGACTTGCCGCTCAACATTCCCAATCCTTCGAGAGTTGGTATGCACATATCCCAGGACTTAAAGTCCTCGCCCCCTACACTCCTTCGGATGCGTACGGCCTACTAAAAACTTCCATCCGAGACAATAACCCGACTATCTTTATAGAAAGCGAGGTATTGTACGGTTCCAAAGGAGAAGTGCCGGAAGGAGAATTCTTGATACCGATGGGAAAATCGGATATCAAAAGAGAAGGAACACAGCTCACCATCATCAGTTGGTCCAGAGCGCTCATGTATGTCCTTCCTGCGGCGGAAAAACTGGCAAAAGAAGGAATTTCCGTCGAAGTTTTGGATCTAAGAAGTATAAGACCTTTGGACGAGGAAGGGATTTTGGCTTCTGTTAGAAAAACAAACAAGGCTCTCATAGTGGAAGAAGGTTGGAATGTGGCGGGATTCGGCGCGCAAGTGGCGTATCTTATCCAAAAAGAAGCTTTCGATTATCTGGATTCTCCGATCGAACGGATCACTCAGGAAGACGTACCAATGCCTTATGCGGCCAACCTGGAAAAATCCTCCCTCCCGAGTGAAGAGAAAATTATCAAAAAAGTCAGAGAAATGATCAAGTAA
- the pdhA gene encoding pyruvate dehydrogenase (acetyl-transferring) E1 component subunit alpha gives MSQPKTKKETEDLLELYRQMLLIRRFEEASAKAYSMGKIGGFCHLYIGQEAVGVGAISALEQKDYIVSTYRDHGHALARGLEPKALMAELFGKKTGIVSGNGGSMHFFDKSKNFMGGHGIVGGHISLAAGIAYASKYRGDGAVTLCFFGEGAANIGSFHEGMNLAAIWKLPLVMICENNHYAMGTPEYRALSVKDVSVRAVAYDIARDHIEGDEVRKVREHVRVAVERARRGEGPTLMEISTYRFRGHSMSDPAKYRTKEELEKYKQGDPLIKAEKDLLAAGWAQEELTKMDEIILKTVEESVDFAEKSEEPPLGWLYKHVYAENV, from the coding sequence ATGAGCCAACCTAAAACAAAAAAAGAAACAGAAGATCTATTAGAATTATACAGACAAATGCTTCTCATCCGCCGCTTCGAAGAAGCTTCCGCAAAGGCCTATAGCATGGGCAAAATCGGCGGCTTCTGCCATTTATACATCGGTCAAGAAGCAGTGGGCGTAGGGGCCATCTCCGCTCTAGAACAAAAAGATTATATAGTTTCCACCTACCGAGATCATGGCCATGCGCTTGCCAGAGGTCTAGAACCAAAAGCGCTTATGGCGGAATTATTCGGCAAAAAAACAGGGATCGTATCGGGCAATGGCGGCTCCATGCACTTTTTCGATAAGAGTAAAAACTTCATGGGGGGACACGGCATCGTAGGAGGGCATATTTCTCTGGCGGCCGGGATCGCATACGCTTCCAAGTATCGCGGAGACGGCGCTGTGACGTTATGTTTTTTCGGAGAAGGTGCTGCAAACATCGGCTCCTTCCATGAAGGGATGAACTTAGCGGCGATCTGGAAACTTCCTTTAGTCATGATCTGCGAGAACAATCACTACGCGATGGGAACTCCGGAATATAGAGCGCTTTCCGTCAAAGACGTTTCCGTAAGAGCGGTCGCCTATGATATCGCAAGAGATCATATAGAAGGGGACGAGGTCCGTAAAGTCAGAGAACACGTACGAGTCGCGGTGGAAAGAGCAAGACGAGGAGAAGGCCCTACCCTTATGGAAATTTCCACCTACAGATTCAGAGGTCACTCTATGTCGGACCCTGCTAAGTATAGGACCAAAGAAGAATTAGAAAAATATAAACAAGGTGATCCTCTCATCAAAGCGGAAAAGGATCTACTCGCGGCGGGCTGGGCCCAAGAAGAACTCACAAAAATGGATGAGATCATCCTCAAAACGGTCGAAGAATCGGTGGACTTCGCGGAAAAGAGCGAAGAACCTCCTCTTGGTTGGCTGTACAAGCATGTTTATGCGGAGAACGTTTAA
- a CDS encoding flagellin: MIINHNLAAINSHRVLKFQNNEVAKNMEALSSGMRINRAGDDASGLAVSEKMRTQVKGLRQAERNTEDGMSLIQTTEGYLQETNDIIQRIRVLAIQSSNGIYGAEDRQMIQVEVSQLIDEIDRISSQAEFNKMALLQGDFARGSRTASMWFHIGPNQHQRERVYIATMTAKALNLIKSDGTLLTLSTAELSNEAIGFLDDALMKINKQRANLGAYYNRLEHASKGLMVAYENIQASESRIRDADMAEETVSFTKNQILVQSGTAMLAQANVRPQSVLQLLR; encoded by the coding sequence ATGATCATTAACCATAACTTAGCCGCGATTAACTCCCACCGCGTTCTGAAGTTCCAGAACAACGAAGTGGCGAAAAACATGGAGGCTCTTTCTTCCGGTATGCGTATCAACCGCGCCGGGGATGATGCATCCGGTCTAGCCGTTTCCGAAAAAATGAGAACTCAGGTGAAAGGACTTCGCCAAGCGGAGAGAAACACTGAGGACGGCATGTCCCTGATCCAAACAACGGAAGGATATCTCCAGGAAACGAATGATATCATCCAAAGGATCCGTGTACTTGCAATCCAATCTTCCAACGGAATCTACGGTGCAGAAGACCGTCAGATGATCCAAGTAGAAGTTTCTCAGCTTATAGACGAAATTGATCGCATTTCCTCCCAAGCAGAGTTTAACAAGATGGCATTGCTCCAAGGCGATTTCGCTCGTGGATCAAGAACTGCTTCTATGTGGTTCCACATCGGACCGAACCAGCACCAGAGGGAACGTGTCTATATCGCAACTATGACCGCTAAGGCTCTGAATTTGATCAAGTCTGATGGAACACTTTTGACTCTTTCTACTGCTGAACTTTCAAACGAAGCAATCGGCTTTCTTGACGATGCTTTAATGAAAATCAACAAACAAAGAGCAAATCTTGGAGCTTACTATAACAGACTAGAGCATGCCTCTAAAGGTCTGATGGTAGCTTACGAGAACATCCAAGCTTCAGAGTCGAGAATCAGGGACGCGGATATGGCAGAGGAAACTGTATCGTTCACTAAGAACCAGATCTTGGTTCAGTCCGGTACTGCAATGTTAGCACAAGCTAACGTAAGACCTCAGTCTGTCCTCCAGTTACTTAGGTAA